In Beijerinckiaceae bacterium, the sequence GCACCGCCGTTTCGATCTTTTTCGGTTCCACGCTCGCGACATGAACCGCGATGCCAAACTCTGCGACAAGAGCCTCGAGCTCCTCCGCCGCGCCGGATTCGACGCGGCCCCCAGCGACGTTCACAATGGCTTCCACACGTTGAATCCGGACGCCAGCGGTCGGCGGAGCAGTCGTGGTCTCGGAGAATATTTGCTGATTCATGCAAAGGAGAATGCCGGGCAAGGGTCTCGGTTCCCTTGAAAAGCGGCAAGGGGGCTAAAGGCTTATGCGCCGGCCTCGTTTTCTTTCGATTCCGCGGCTCGCCGCATGAACACCCAAAACAACAGTGCCCACGCCGCACCGGCGCACCAGCCACCTACCACGTCCGAGGGCCAATGCACGCCGAGGTAAATTCGCGTAACTCCAATCAGGACGGTCATGCCCACGGCGAGGGATACCAGATAAATTCGCGCACGCTTGGTCTCTTGTGTGCTGGCCAGCATCATCCCGACAGTCAAATAGGCGGCCGCGGAAACCATTGCATGGCCGCTTGGGAAACTGGAACTCCAGAACTCCGTGAGATGAGCCGCGATGGCCGGGCGCTCGCGAAGCAGGCTCAACTTGATTGTGCTGCTGAGGATAGCGGCGCCGCCGACGGCGCTGATCAAAGTGAACATCCGTCTCCAGCGCTTATGGAGCGCCAGAAATCCGGCCGCGGCAATGGTCAACAGAGTGATAAATGTCGTCCCGCCCAATGCGGAAATGTCGATGGCCGATTGTACCAGCCAGGATGGCCCGATCGGCGTTGACGGATCGTCGGCGCGACGAAATGCGAGCAGGATCGCGTGGTCCGAGGCGGTGGTGTCGCCATCCCGCACTTCCTCTAAAATATGGGCGAACAGAAATGCGCTTGAGACGCAAAAGAAAGCGATGACGGGTTGAAAGCCAAATCGGTCGATCGTCGCCCATAGCGACTTCAGCCTGAAACCGATTGAAGCCTGCGCGCTGTCCACGTGAACCTCCCGACGATGACTGGCGATTCAGCGAGTCATGGCGTGACCGATGCTGACAAAATATCAAGCGATGGCCTTGCAAATATAGGCGGCTCGGGCTTGTTGTCGATGCATCCGGGCGCCAGTGAAATCGCCGCCGCGCGTATCTGGGCGGCGCGACAAACCGAGGGCGATTAAAACTCCTCGCTTTTTTTCCGCTTCAACTTCGCCTTGCCTTTGGGCGGGTGAGAGGCGCGCTCGATATCCGAAGCGGAGAGATCCAGTGCCCGCGCCGCCTCCTTGAGAAGATCGGGGTCCACCGGACGCGGCTCCAGCGACACGTCCTTGCCGAGCCGGTCGGCAATGATGCGACACGCCGCGACCCTGGCGAAGGGCTTATCGTTCGCCGGAACGAGATACCAGGGCGCATAGTCCGTTGAGGTTTCCTCGATCATATCCTCGATCGCCGCCTCATAGTCCGACCAGCGGGTGCGATTGCGGAAATCCTCATAGGAGAGCTTCCAGCGCTTTACCGGATCGAACAGCCGGTCGCGGAAGCGGCGCATTTGTTCGTCTGGCGTGATGTGGAGAAAGATCTTGACGAGGCGAATTCCGGAATCGGTGAGCATCAGTTCGAACTCGTTGATCTCGCGATAGGCGCGCCGCCATTCCTTTTCTGTTGCGATGCCTTCGATGCGCTCGACCAGCACGCGGCCATACCAGGAACGGTCGAACGCAACGATTTGTCCCTTTGTCGGCAAGCGCCGCCAGAAGCGCTGGAGGTAGTGCTGGGCTTGCTCGTGCTGATCGGGCGCGGCGATCGGGTGGACCTTGAAACTGCGGGGATCGAGAGCCCAGCCGAGGCGGCGAACAAGGCCGCCCTTTCCGGCGGTATCCCATCCCTCAAGGACCAGCAGCGCCCGCTCCGATGTTCCTAGATAGGCTTGCTGAATAAGTTGAAGCACCGCCTGCAGCGTCGTGAGACGCCGCTCATAATCGGCAAATTCCATTTTTGGATATTCGGTGATTTTCGCGAGCTTTGGGCGGCGCTTCATAATGAAATCGCGCGAGTTCATTTCTTCTTGAGGCATTGACTTACCCGCCTATATATCCCGAGGGTCGGAGATCGTTTGCAGCTAACTGCGGTGCAGCAAACGTTGACTATCGCGCGGCTCGCCTTTGTATGCCAAGATGGCTATGGCGGAAAAAAGATTCGTAGCTGCTCGGAGGGGTCCCATGCGCTTTGGCTTCGTTGCAATTATGTTGATTCTGTTTTCCGGGCCAGCCTTGGCTGTCGATGGAACAAATTTGCCGGGCCACGACTATGCGAATTTCGACGCGCCCTCGGCATGGGTGTGCCGGACCACTTGCGGCGGCGAGTCCCGTTGCCAGGCCTACACATGGGTCAAGCCGGGAATTCAAGGGCCGAGCGGGCGTTGCTGGCTCAAGCAATCCTTGCCTGCCATCGTAAAGGACGCCTGCTGCGACTCCGGCCCCCGCCGTTTCATCTCGGCGCGCGACCTGCGGGCGGAAGATAAAATCAATCGGCCCGGTTCGGATTTCAAGAATTTCGAGACCAACAGCTGGTCGACATGCCAAAGCGCCTGCGGCGAGGATCAGATCTGCTCGTCTTGGACCTATGTCCGTCCCGGCGTGCAAGGCCCATCGGGCCGCTGCTGGTTGAAAAATGTTGTCGCCCGTCCCGTGCCGGACGCAAATTGCATTTCCGGTGTGAAATACAAGCCGCCTTCTGTACGGATCGACTGATCGTTCGAGCTGCGGGATCAGGCCTGGCGATCGCCGGAAATCTTAATGTCGGGCGATCGAACCTAGAGCGTGCAGACCCGCGGGGAAGTGCAAGTTTCCCGCGCGCGGCGCGACGAGGAAGAAGGTCCGATAGGCGCCGATGCCTTTCAATTGTATCGTTCCGCGTTCCTCGAACGTGAAGCTGGGTTCGGTGAGCAAATGAAAGGCTTCGGTAAGTTGGATACGCCCAGGCAAGCCATGCGATTCCATGCGCGAGGCAATGTTCACCGCGTCGCCCCATACGTCATAAGCGATGCGACTTCTGCCGATCACCCCGGCCGTCGCCGGCCCGCAATGAATGCCTATCCGTAAGGTCAGCCTGCGGTAGCCGAGCGGCGGACATTCGCCGCTCGTCTCAAGCATCGCAAGAGCGAGCTGTGCGATTGCATTGGCACCCTCGGTGCCGTCGCCCCGCAGACCAGAGACCGCCATATAGCTGTCGCCGATCGTCTTGATCCTTTCTGCCCCATAGGTCTCGCACAAATTATCGAATGAGCACACCAGGCTGTCGAGATAATCGACCACGTCTCCGGGCGGCAAATTATGGGCGGCGCCGGTAAAGTCGACAAGGTCGGCGAATAGAACGCTGAGGTTTTCAATACGATCGGCGATCCGCACCTCTCCCGACCTGAGGCGAGCCGCGATCGAAGGAGGCATCACCGTCTCGACGAGAGCCTCCAACCGGATGTGCTGCTGTTCGAGCTCGGATTCTTTTCGCCTCAGTGCCACTAAAGCATAGAAGATCATGACAGCGTTGATCGCGATCACATTGAACATCGCCTGACTGGACAGGATCTGTCGCAGTTTGATATCCGCAGTGAACACAAGCCCCTGTTCGGGCGCCAATAGCATCAAGAGGGCCAGAGCCACGCTTGCCACAACGAAAAACACCAGGAAAAGCCGCCATTGCTCGACGCCGAACATGAACAATATGGCCCCGGCAAGCACCAAATAGATTTGCAGGCCGCTTGACAGCCCCAAAAGTGAAACCAGGACCACCACGCTCAAGATGATCAGGCACACCAGCGTAATCGCCACCGTATTCGAGCCCCACCGGTGCAATCGAGGAACCCAGAGAGACGCCAGCGTCATGAATGCGTAAAACGCGTAAACGACCGCAAGCTCGCGGTAGGCATAGACGAGGGTGACGACCAAATGCGACGCGCAAGCCGCCGCGGTCGCGTAAGCGGCAACATTCGTGAACCGCTGACGCGCTGCGACATGCGGATCCGTGGTCACGATCCCGATGGAAATCAATCGGTCGAGCCAAGTTGGGAAGTTGAACGTGTGTGTCGTATTACGACGAATAAGATCGCTCAAACGAACCATTGCATCATGCCCGGTCGCTTGCATAAGGTCTCCGCGATTTTCCTCGAAAATTGCACGCTTTGCAGCATTGCTCCGCCGGCAGACGGAGCCGCCGCTCAAATTAAATACTACAAAATGTTAAATCTCACTATTCATAAGCGTGGCAGCCGCCCGCAAGACCCGTTTGGGTTAGACCGGGCAAGGCGGGGCGCCTGTCAACCTCACGTCCGGCGCCTCCCAATGAGGCATTCGCGTCCATCCTCGAAGGAACATAAGAGGGCAAGGCTGGAATGCCCTTCCTTCAGCGTGGCGTCGTGATCCGGCGGGGCCGGACGCCGGATCAGCCAAACGCTGATCGCGATCAAAGCAAGGCAGGCGAGGACAACCAGGGTGTTGCGGGCGCTTCGCAACACATCCGGGAAATCATCGATGACCGGTTCCTGCGGTCGCATAAAGTATGTCAACAGGCCGGCCACGCCGATCACTGCGGGCACTGTCTTCAAGAAGCTCATCACATCCATGAAGCAAGATTCCCGAAATGAAGGACGCCTCGCGAGGGCGCAGCGGCGCCTGGAGCATAGTTTCCTTTTTGCAAACCGTCCACACCACTTTGAGCGTGCCAAAGGCGGACGACGAGGCCGTCGCTTGGGAGTTCAATAGTTTAGGCGGGATTACCCATCGCCGCACGGATAATTTGCCGAATATGGCCTTTGACAACGCTCAGGGCTTAGATGCTTCAGTCAAGGCCGCGATCCTGGCGGCCAGATCCGACTGGCGGAAGGGCTTGCCAAGACGGGGCAAGCCGCCTCCGACGTCTTGGGCGAGATCGGCGTAACCGGTAATAAGCAGCACTGGCAGATCCGGCCGGATCGCGCGGGCCTTGCGCGCCAGTTCCGCTCCGGTCATGCCGGGCATCAAATAGTCGGTCACGAGCAGGTCAATTCCGTCCTCTCGGCTCAGGGTTTCAAGCGCTTGATGGCCTGACGCCGACTCATGAACCTTGTGACCCAGCTCCGCCAACATGTCCGTTGTGCCCATCCGTACCAGCTCCTCGTCGTCGACGAGCAGGATGTTCAGGGGGCGGGTGTGCACGATGGGGGCGTCGCTGCCTTTCAACGCACCGCACATGATCTCCCCCGCGACAGGGAGCCAAAGGGTGACGGTTGTCCCTCGGCCCGGCAAGCTGTCGAGGACGAGGGCGCCGTTGGATTGAGCTGCAAGTCCATCGACCATCGACAGGCCGAGGCCGGTTCCCTTGCCGATTCCCTTGGTCGAATAAAACGGTTCGACAGCGCGTTTAAGTGTTTCGCCATCCATACCGCAACCTGTATCGGTGATGCGCAGGCAAATGTAATGACCGGGCGAAAGATTTTTCGGCCCGTTGGCAGTCGCCCATTCGACTTCATCGGCGCCAATTCTCAACTCTCCACCGCCCGACATTGCATCGCGGGCGTTAACGGCAAGATTAAGAATCGCAAGTTCGAGCTGGTTGGGATCGACCTGAACGGCCTTAAGCTTGCTGGCGAGGTCGAGAACGATCTTCACTTGCGGCCCGGTCGAACGCGCGATGAGATCCCCCATTCCATAAATAAGTTCCGCGAGGTCGACGGCGCGGGGTTCAAGGTGCTGCTGACGCGCGAATGTGAGCAGGCGCGAGATCAGAGTCCTTGCCCGTTCGGCCGATTGCTGGGCACGGTCAATAAGCCGCTGACCCCGGTCATCCCCTTGCAGCTTGCCACGGATGATATCGAGATTGCCGACGATCGGAGTCAGGAGATTATTGAAGTCATGAGCGACGCCACCGGTCAAACGACCAATCATCTCCAGCTTCTGCAATTCGTGGAGCTGAGCAAGCGCCATCTCGCGCTCGGCCGTGGCCGCCTGCACCCGATCTTCAAGAGTTGTCGTAAGCTCAAGCAAGGCGCGTTCCGCGGCCCGCTGCTCGGTCACGTCGGTGTGCACACCGACCCACTCTCGGACTACGCCATTGGCATCCAAGGTCGGTATCGCCCGAATTAAAAAATGCCGCCATTCGCCGTCATGCCGGCGCACGCGATGCTCGAAAACAAATGTGTGCCGCCCAGCAACGGCGGCGTTCCAGGCGTGGATCGTCGGCTGCACATCGTCGGGGTGGATGGCTTCTGCCCAGCCAAACCCCTGATAATCTTCATAGGTCTGGCCTGTCAGCGCGGCCCAGCCGGGCTGTTCCCCTTCCATCAGACCCGCAGCATTGTTGGTCCAAAGAATGCCTTGGACCGCGTCGACGGCCGCACGAAACCGGTGTTCGCTATCCGCGAGGGCGACCTCCATCTGCCTGCGCTCGCTGATGTCGATGATCGAGCCCACATGGCCGAGAAATGTGCCGTCCTCGCCAAATCGCGGGGTACCGGCATTGATAACCCAACGATACTCGTCGCTTCCTCGGCGCAAGCGGTACTCGATCTGGAATGTCTTGCGCTGAGCATTGGCTTCGCGGAACATGCGTTCGACGGCGCTCTTGTCGTCTGGATGCGTCGCATCGAGCCAGCCGGACCCCTGGCACATCTCTGGCGTCTGCTGCGTGAATTCATACCAGGATCGCGATAGATAGCTGCAAGAGCCGTCGGGTTCAGTCACCCATACCATCCCAGGTGCATTATCGGCGAAATTGCGAAAGCGTGCTTCGCTCTCGCGCAGGCTCGCTTCGGCCCGGGCTCGGCCGACCGCCGTCCGCAAACGCTCGGCGATCTCTTGGACGATGGCGACTTCACCCTCGGTCCATCCGCGCGTCTGCTCGTTCAAGACGAACAGGACACTTATCATGCGGCCATCGGTCAGCATGGGGGCGCAAATGAAAGCTTTTGCGCCGATGGTGGCGTAGGCAGCTTCAGCACCCTCGGTCAGCCAGTTCGTCGCCGTATCATTGACCCATACAGTGCGACCAGCCCGCAATTCGGCGATGATGCCGTGGCCGTAGTCCTGCAGCGTATACGCGCCCGAGACCCCGGCAAAACCTGGCGCCGCCCAATTGCAACCGACAAGTGCTTGATTGCCCTCGGCGTCGATCTCCGAAAAGCCGACGGAGCTTGCGTGGAGATGGCGCCCAAGTGCTTCGGAGGTTGTTGCGATCATATCCTCGGGGCTGGGCGAGGTACGCAGCCTATCCCCAAGTTCACCGCGGAATGCGAGTCGCTGCTCGGTGCGCACCCGTTCAGTGGTATCGTTCACAATGCAAAGCACGCCGCCAATCGTGCCGGTTTCATCACGAATTGCGGAATAGGAAATATCGAACACTGCGGTTTCCCGGTAGCCATGCCGCTCAATGTTAAAGGGGCGGTCTTTGGCGAACACGGTCTCTCCTTTCATGCGCACACTGCGCAGGAGAGGCTCAAGATCTTCCCATAATTCGGTCCAGTTTTCCTGCGCCGGCCGTCCCAATGCGCGCGGATGCTTGTTGCCGATCGTGGCCGCATAGGCGTCATTGTAAAGGGCGATATAGTCCGAGCCCCAGAAAATGACGACTTGGGCTCGCGCCGGAAGCATCAGAGCGATCGCGTTCTTGAGCGCCATCGGCCATTGCTCGATCGACCCCAGTGGCGACGCCGACCAGTCATGGGTCCGCATGAGCGCACCCAATTCGCCGTCGCCAAAGAAATACGCGGGAGCGTTACTGTCCGCGAAGGCATTTGAAGGATTTGGCAACGGCACTTCTTTCGATCGCTGATCAGGATTTCGGTCAAGCTTGGTTTAATGGGGGAAGCCACCCAGACCGTCGGTCCAACAGCCCTCGCGAAGAACCTTCCCCTTAACAGAAACTTTTCCCCGGCTAGAGGTTGGGAGCTCATCTGTTTTACCGCCTTAGGTGTTAGAGCTCACGACATCTCTGAACCCAAAATGGCTGCCACGAGCGAAGGTTCCGAAAATGATAGGTTTTCCAGATTTAAACGAATGGGGCTTGGCTTAATCGTTAAGCTTGATCAATGTGGTCTTTGAAAATCCGTCGTAACCTCACCGAATCATATTAATGAGGGGTTGGTCGGGGAGGGAGGCAGCATGACTTTGGCGGAAGCGACGGCGGGGGCGAGCGGGCGCCTGAAAACCCTGATCATTGGGGGAGGTATCGCCGGAATGGCGCTGGCCGCCTTGCTGAACCGGTGGGGTGAAAGGCCTGTCATTGTCGAGCGTAGCAAGCCGAGCCAGAGCGCCGGCTATAATTTGGCGATTTATCCCGTTGGCGGCCGGATCATGCACGGGCTCGGTCTGTTTCCGCAGTTCGTTCAGAGCAGTGTCGTCGCGCGGCGCTACCAATTGTGCAATGGGGTCGGCGAGCAGATCCAAGAATGGGACCTTGGCCCGTTGTTCGACATGTATGGCCCTATCGTCGGCCTCAGGCGCTCGGAGCTGATCGCGCTGCTGGCCAGCAAGATCGATCCCGGACAAGTGCTGTATGAAGCGACGGTGTCGTCGATTTCGCACCTCGACGGCGCGGCCTATGTCACCTTCAATGACGGATCCGTGGGACGTTTCGATCTTGTTGTCGGAGCCGACGGGATCCACTCGAGCGTGCGCGAACTGATCCTGCCGCCGGAAAAGATCCATGAGTTCGATACCCAGTGGGGCTGCCTTGTCTCGTGGGTACCCTCGGCGCTGCTCCCGGCGGAGACAATGCGGGAGTATTGGGGCGCAGGATTCTTGATCGGAATGTATGGGGTCAAGGGCGAGATCGGAGTGGTGGTCGCCGGTCCCCGCGCAAAGATCGAACAGGATCGCGCCGGTTTTTTTGCATATATTCGCGAACATCTGAGCGACCGGACGGCGACGACGGTTCTTGATACTGTCGAACGGGACCCCGACCCGTTTTTCTGGAAGCTCATGGACGTGCGGGTCGATGAGTGGACGCAGGACCGGGTCGTGCTTTTAGGAGATGCCGGGGATGCGTTCTTGCCGACTGCGGGGGTCGGGGCGTCCATGGCCATGCTGTCCGCGGCAGCGCTCGCCGATGAACTGTCGCGGACGGACGCCGCGCATCTGCCCGCGGCGCTGCAACTTTTTCAGCGTCGGCAGCAGTCCAAAGTGGTCGCGGCGCAGGAGAATTCACGCCAGCTCGCCCGCCTGATGATGGTGCAGTCCCCCGCCATGGCCTGGGGGCGGGAGATGCTGATGCATTTTTACAGCCCCGAACGGGCGCTCCATGACATCGTCAAAGTGATGGATGGAATCGCGTGAGTGCGCCGTCTCGAATGGCGGCAGTGGGCGCCGACTTTGTTTTCAGTTAAGGATTGGCCTCGTATCATGGCGTTTCCAAAAGGCAGGGGTGATCTCATGGAACTTCAGTTTTGCACGCTCACAAAATGGATGTTGGTGGGCGCGGCATGCGCTTGCCTCGGCGCGGCGATGGATGCGCGGGCGGAGGACGATCTCGACCTGACCTGCAGCGGAAATAGCTACAAAAAGGATGGGCCATTTCCGACGCCCGAAACTTTTTCCCTCAAGATCGCGGGAACGAATTCTGTCACGATCGGGCCGGCGGGCTCGGACAAACAGGACGCGGCCAAGATCCTAGCAAACAACGAAATCCAGCTGAAGTTCAAGACAGGAAAATTCGTGGGCGAATATTTTCGCTTTACCGGCGACTTGTTCCTCATTCATCCCGACAGCCGCCTGACAAGGCTGACATGCAAGCCCTCCTGAATCGAGACGCCTAAAAGGGCTTGGCAGCGCCGCTCGGCAAGGAAACGCCGAAGCCTTGATTGATAGCGGAAAACATCTGGTAAAAACCGGACAAAACCACCATCTCGACGAAGCCTTCGAGACCGAAGCGCGCAATGCTTTGGTCTTGAACAGATTGCGGAACATCTTTCCAGGACAAGGTGGCGGTCAACACCTTGGCGGCGAGATCGTAAGGTGCTGGGAAAGCCCCCTCTTGAAACCCATCTTTTTGGAGCGTGCCGATGACGGATTGCGGGACGCCGGCCGCTTCGGCATGCTTGACATGATCGATCCATTCGAACGCGGCGCCAGTGCTTCGGGCCACGCATAAGACGATGAACTGATAGATGTCGCGGGGCAAATGGCCTTGAAATTTTAAATAGAAGCCGAGCTCCTCCAGCCTCTTGCAAAGCTGCGGATGATTCATCAAAGCGGCATAGGGCCCGCCGAAATCGGCGCCCTCCGCTTTGCGCCGCTCCACCATGCTGTTGTAGAGGGCGAGATCCGATGGCGAAAGTCTTGACGGGTCGAACGGCAATTGGGCCATGAATGCCTCCGTTTATTCATGATAGGAAAAGGCCGCGCTGGCCGCCACCCAATCCTTCACCGGCGTTTTGAAGACCTTGTCAGTTTTCACATCGATGAGGCAGGGGCCGACGCCAGCCAGCGCCCGTTCGAAGGCGCCGGCGAGATCGCCAGGGCGGCGCACGGTTTCTCCGCGGCAGCCCAAAGCTTTGGCAAAAGCCGCCCAGTCGTGGTCCGGCAGTCTGGTCAG encodes:
- a CDS encoding PA-phosphatase, with protein sequence MGFRLKSLWATIDRFGFQPVIAFFCVSSAFLFAHILEEVRDGDTTASDHAILLAFRRADDPSTPIGPSWLVQSAIDISALGGTTFITLLTIAAAGFLALHKRWRRMFTLISAVGGAAILSSTIKLSLLRERPAIAAHLTEFWSSSFPSGHAMVSAAAYLTVGMMLASTQETKRARIYLVSLAVGMTVLIGVTRIYLGVHWPSDVVGGWCAGAAWALLFWVFMRRAAESKENEAGA
- a CDS encoding polyphosphate kinase, with translation MNSRDFIMKRRPKLAKITEYPKMEFADYERRLTTLQAVLQLIQQAYLGTSERALLVLEGWDTAGKGGLVRRLGWALDPRSFKVHPIAAPDQHEQAQHYLQRFWRRLPTKGQIVAFDRSWYGRVLVERIEGIATEKEWRRAYREINEFELMLTDSGIRLVKIFLHITPDEQMRRFRDRLFDPVKRWKLSYEDFRNRTRWSDYEAAIEDMIEETSTDYAPWYLVPANDKPFARVAACRIIADRLGKDVSLEPRPVDPDLLKEAARALDLSASDIERASHPPKGKAKLKRKKSEEF
- a CDS encoding FAD-dependent monooxygenase, which translates into the protein MTLAEATAGASGRLKTLIIGGGIAGMALAALLNRWGERPVIVERSKPSQSAGYNLAIYPVGGRIMHGLGLFPQFVQSSVVARRYQLCNGVGEQIQEWDLGPLFDMYGPIVGLRRSELIALLASKIDPGQVLYEATVSSISHLDGAAYVTFNDGSVGRFDLVVGADGIHSSVRELILPPEKIHEFDTQWGCLVSWVPSALLPAETMREYWGAGFLIGMYGVKGEIGVVVAGPRAKIEQDRAGFFAYIREHLSDRTATTVLDTVERDPDPFFWKLMDVRVDEWTQDRVVLLGDAGDAFLPTAGVGASMAMLSAAALADELSRTDAAHLPAALQLFQRRQQSKVVAAQENSRQLARLMMVQSPAMAWGREMLMHFYSPERALHDIVKVMDGIA
- a CDS encoding carboxymuconolactone decarboxylase, coding for MAQLPFDPSRLSPSDLALYNSMVERRKAEGADFGGPYAALMNHPQLCKRLEELGFYLKFQGHLPRDIYQFIVLCVARSTGAAFEWIDHVKHAEAAGVPQSVIGTLQKDGFQEGAFPAPYDLAAKVLTATLSWKDVPQSVQDQSIARFGLEGFVEMVVLSGFYQMFSAINQGFGVSLPSGAAKPF